Genomic window (Anaerolineae bacterium):
GAGCACCGGGCGCTGATGGGCGGCGAGATGAGCGGCCACTACTACTTCGACGACCCCGACATAGACTTCGACGACGGCACCTTCGCCTCAGCGGTGCTGGCCGACGCGCTGGCAGCACAGCCCGTCAGTCTGTCGGGCCTGGTGTCTCAACTGCCTCGCTATCCCGCCACTCCCGAGATAACCGTGCCTTGCCCCGACGACCGCAAGTTCCGGGTGGTCGAACGGCTCCGGGATGCGTTCGCCCAAGATCACAAGGTCATTACCATAGACGGGGCTCGAGTTCTGTTCGAGAGGGGATGGGGAGTGGTCCGAGCCTCCAACACTGAGCCCAGATTGACCTTACGATTCGAGGCCGAGACCGAGGCCGACCTCCAGGCCATCATGGCTCAGTTTCGTCAGGCCCTGGTAGGGGTGGGCCTCGTTCCGACGTTCTGACCTGGCTTCAGAGGTGGCAAAGCACGAGGGCGAGGCTGGTCAGGGCTGCCCTCGTGCTCGTTCTACCGCCGCGACTGAGTTGTGCCGGGCTGGCTGCCCAGGGCGCTCAAGTAGGTCCGCATGTCCTTAGCTTCGAGGATCTGGCCGTCAACCAGCTCGTAGATGATGTCGGCATAGTCCTCGACGGTGGGATCGTGGGTGGCCATCACCAGGGTCACGCCTTCACTGTCCACGATCTCCCGAAACAGCTCCAGAATCTGCCGCCCGGTCACGCTGTCGAGCTCCCCGGTAGGCTCGTCAGCGATCAAGAGCTCTGGGCGGTTAGCCAAGGCCCGGGCGATGGCGACGCGCTGCTGCTGGCCGCCAGAGAGCTCGTATGGGCGATGCCCTGCCCACCGGAGCAGCCCTACCAGGTCCAGGCACTCCCTGACCCGACGACTGCGCTCCCGCCGATCGAACCCGCCGATGCGCAACATCAGATCCACGTTCTCGAAAGCCGAGAACGTCGGTATGAGAGCGAAAGACTGGAACACGAAGCCAATATGCCGGCGACGCAGCTCGAGAAGCTCGGCTTCACTCGCTTTGGCCAGGTCGTGCCCGAGGAGGTATACCTGGCCCGAGGTGGGCGAGTCCAGTCCACTGATCAGGTTCAGCAGCGTGGTCTTGCCTGAGCCTGAGCGGCCCTTGAGGGCCACGAACTGCCCCCTGGGAACGCTCAAGTTTACTCCGCGCAAGGCGTAGACGGGCTCAGAGCCCAGGTGATACGTGCGCACCAGGTCCACCGTGCGCACTACCGCTTCGTCGGA
Coding sequences:
- a CDS encoding ABC transporter ATP-binding protein, producing the protein MALAQPRDRGPEVSSDEAVVRTVDLVRTYHLGSEPVYALRGVNLSVPRGQFVALKGRSGSGKTTLLNLISGLDSPTSGQVYLLGHDLAKASEAELLELRRRHIGFVFQSFALIPTFSAFENVDLMLRIGGFDRRERSRRVRECLDLVGLLRWAGHRPYELSGGQQQRVAIARALANRPELLIADEPTGELDSVTGRQILELFREIVDSEGVTLVMATHDPTVEDYADIIYELVDGQILEAKDMRTYLSALGSQPGTTQSRR